From the genome of Thermoanaerobaculales bacterium:
AACGCGCTCGCGCGCGATGCGGCCGCTCCCGCCGAGATCAGCTCTCCGCTGGTCGGCGAGGAGACCGAGGTCTCGGTCGAGTTCGACAAGACCGACGCCGACGCCGGCACCATCGCACCACCGCCGGTCAAGCGGGTGCAGCTCTCCAACCAGATGGACATCCTCGCCGAGCTCGAAGGCCTGCGGAAGCAGGCCACGATGGGCGGCGGCCGCTGGTCGCGACCGGCCAATCGGGACGTCGACATCGAGTCGCTGCTCGCCGGATCGGACCCGGTCCGCGAGGTCCGCGAGCGGGTGCACGAGTCCCTGAACTCGGACATCTTCAAGAACATGCGCGGCGTCCAGGTGGCGGTCAGGATCCACAACCAGGACGGCGAGACCATCCATGCCCTCGATCCCATCACTGTCGCGGTGACCCGTGCCGGGAAGCTCGAGAAGCTGTCCCTGCGGTTCATCGTCGACCTGGAGAACAAGCAGTGATGCCGTGGCGCTCGACGGCCGTGGCCATCCGATGCTCGGCCGTCCTCGTTGCGGGGCTCGCCGCCGGATGCGCCTCGACGACCAACAGTCCCGACAGCAATCTCCAACTGGCCTCCCCCGCTGCGGCGACAGGCACGCCGACCAGGATCGATCCGAGCTGGGAGGCGGCGACGCTCGGCCACGCCGAGGGGCTGCTCGAGGAATCGCGCAGCCTGGCCTCGGAGGGGCGCACGGAGGAGGCGCTGGCGCGGCTCGATGAGGCGATTTGCGTGGCGCTCGACGTGCCGCCGGGCCGCGCGATCTCCACCGAGTATCTCGAGTGGGTGGCTCAACTCATCACCCAGGCCGATGACTGCGAGGACGACCTCGCCCTGATCGCCGCGACCGCTGCCGACGGCGAGCTGGTGGACCTGCCGACGATCGAGGGGCTGCCGCCCGCCGCCGTCGCGCAGGACGGTGGGCCGGCGTCACTGCTCCCGGCCAGCGACTACCCGCTCGAGCTCAACCCGACCGTGCTCAAGTTCCTCGACGTGATGACGCAATCCGGCGAGTACCACAACCGGATCGAGCGCGGCCTCGCCCGCGCCGGCGCCTACCTGCCGATGATCCGCGAGAAGCTGGTTGCGGCCGGCCTGCCCCAGGACCTCGCCTACCTGCCGTTGATCGAGTCGGCGTTCTCGACCACGGCCTACTCGCGGGCCAAGGCGCACGGGATGTGGCAGTTCATCTCCGGCACCGGCCGCACCTACGGCCTGGCCATCGGCTCCCTGCTCGACGAGCGCCGAGACCCCGAGCTGGCGACCGATGCCGCGATCGCCTACCTGCGCGACCTGTACGCCGAGTTCGGCGACTGGCACCTCGCGCTCGCCGGGTACAACTCGGGCGCCGGCAACGTGCGGCGGGCCATCCAGCGCTCCGGGAGCCGCGACTTCTGGACGCTCCAGACCCACCTCCCCAGGGAGACCAGGAACTACGTGCCCGCCTTCATCGCCTCGGTCATCGTGTCCAAGCAGCCGGAGCGCTTCGGAATGGCGCCGCTCGCGGAGCAGGAGTGGGCATACGACAACGTCCGGGTTGGTGACCCGCTCGACCTCCAGTTCCTCGCCAAGGAGCTCGACCTCGAGCTGGCGGACCTGCGCGAGCTCAACCCCGCGATTCGACGCGATCTCACGCCGGCCGGCCACGACACCGCGATCCGGCTGCCTGCCGGCTACGGGGTCCGCGCCGAGCAGCTCCTCGCCTCGACGCCGCGCTCCGAGTGGGCGCCACGCACCTTCCACACGGTGCGCAGGGGTGACACGCTGTCGGCGATCGCGAGGCTCCACGGCTCGACCGTGTCCGACATCCGCCAGGCCAACGGGCTGCGCAACACTGTGATCCACCCCGGCCAGAACCTGCTCGTGCCGCGCGCCGGCAGCGCCATCGGCATGCCGCCCGAGCCGGCCCAGCGACGGGCGGCCGACGGGGGCAGCTACGTCGTCCGGCGCAACGACACGCTGTGGGACATCGCGCGCTCGTTCGGGGTCTCCGTCGACCGTCTCTGCGCGGCGAACGGCCTGTCTCCGCGCCGGCCCATCCGACCCGGGCAGCGGCTGACCGTGCCGGGCGATCAGCCCGCCGCGGCTGCCAGCTCGTCGTGGGCGGGCGGGTCGACCTACACCGTCCGTCGCGGCGACACCCTGTACGAGATCGCCCGGCGCTTCGGCGTGTCGGTGGCGGTGCTGCAGCGGGCCAACGGGCTGCGGGGCTCTCGCATCAACCCCGGCGACGTGCTGCAGATCCCCAGCCGTCAGGCCCGCGGCTGAAGCAAAGCCGGACCAGGCTCAGCGGCCCACCTCGCGCCCGGCCCGGTCCAGCCTCACGAATGAGACGACCGTGCCGTCGCCGGCGCGGCGGAAGCGCACCTCCACCGCCCCGTCAGGCCGTGGCGTGCGATAGACGCTGCGGATGACCCGGCCGTCCGCATCCACCTCGTGGACCTCGTCGAGGGTGTCTTTGCCGCGGACCTCCAGCCACTGCAAAACGCCGGCGCGGCTGACCACGATCGAGCGGGGCGGCGGATCGCCTGCCGCCGGAGCGACCGGCGCAGCCGCTGCAGGCGCGAGCTCCGCCGCCGGCGCGATCGACCAGCCGGGAGCGGTCGCCGCCTCGCTGAGGTCGACCTGAGGGTAGAGCAGCACGGCGACCTCCCGCTGCTGGTCGCCGCGCTCGATGAGGAAGCCGACGCGCCGCCGCCACTCGGTGGCGGCCAGCAGTGCGCGCAGCTCGGACCGGCCGGCGACGCGAGTGCCATCGACGTCCAGGATCCGGTCGCCGGAGGCGAGCCCCGCCTTTGCCGCCAGGCTGTCTGGGAAGACCATCGAAACCGTGGGGACGCCCTCCCCGTC
Proteins encoded in this window:
- a CDS encoding LysM peptidoglycan-binding domain-containing protein — its product is MPWRSTAVAIRCSAVLVAGLAAGCASTTNSPDSNLQLASPAAATGTPTRIDPSWEAATLGHAEGLLEESRSLASEGRTEEALARLDEAICVALDVPPGRAISTEYLEWVAQLITQADDCEDDLALIAATAADGELVDLPTIEGLPPAAVAQDGGPASLLPASDYPLELNPTVLKFLDVMTQSGEYHNRIERGLARAGAYLPMIREKLVAAGLPQDLAYLPLIESAFSTTAYSRAKAHGMWQFISGTGRTYGLAIGSLLDERRDPELATDAAIAYLRDLYAEFGDWHLALAGYNSGAGNVRRAIQRSGSRDFWTLQTHLPRETRNYVPAFIASVIVSKQPERFGMAPLAEQEWAYDNVRVGDPLDLQFLAKELDLELADLRELNPAIRRDLTPAGHDTAIRLPAGYGVRAEQLLASTPRSEWAPRTFHTVRRGDTLSAIARLHGSTVSDIRQANGLRNTVIHPGQNLLVPRAGSAIGMPPEPAQRRAADGGSYVVRRNDTLWDIARSFGVSVDRLCAANGLSPRRPIRPGQRLTVPGDQPAAAASSSWAGGSTYTVRRGDTLYEIARRFGVSVAVLQRANGLRGSRINPGDVLQIPSRQARG